In Nicotiana tabacum cultivar K326 chromosome 17, ASM71507v2, whole genome shotgun sequence, one DNA window encodes the following:
- the LOC107768720 gene encoding 5'-adenylylsulfate reductase 3, chloroplastic — MALAFTSSTAIHTSLSSSSYEQPKVSQLGNFQLLDQPQVPLKALNFSQRRCLVKPLNAEPKRNESIVPSATTIAAPLPEVEEKVEAADYVKLAKELENASPLEIMDKALEKFGNDIAIAFSGAEDVALIEYAHLTGRPFRVFSLDTGRLNPETYQLFDAVEKHYGIRIEYMFPDAVEVQTLVRSKGLFSFYEDGHQECCRVRKVRPLRRALKGLRAWITGQRKDQSPGTRSEIPVVQVDPVFEGLDGGIGSLVKWNPVANVDGKDVWNFLRAMNVPVNSLHSKGYVSIGCEPCTRPVLPGQHEREGRWWWEDAKAKECGLHKGNIKDESVNGNGNSVVQANGSANVADIFDTKDIVTLSRPGIENLLKLEDRREPWLVVLYAPWCRFCQAMEGSYVELAEKLGGSGVKVGKFRADGEQKTFAQQELQLGSFPTILFFPKHSSQPIKYPSEKRDVDSLLAFVNALR; from the exons ATGGCTCTGGCTTTCACTTCTTCAACTGCAATTCATAcctctctttcttcatcttcttatgAACAACCGAAAG TATCCCAATTGGGCAACTTTCAGCTATTGGATCAGCCACAAGTCCCTTTGAAAGCATTGAATTTTTCTCAGAGGCGTTGTTTGGTGAAGCCATTAAACGCTGAGCCTAAAAGGAATGAGTCGATAGTTCCATCAGCAACAACAATTGCTGCTCCTCTACCTG AGGTGGAAGAGAAAGTAGAGGCAGCGGACTATGTTAAACTGGCTAAGGAGCTTGAAAATGCTTCACCTCTTGAGATTATGGATAAGGCCCTTGAGAAATTTGGAAATGATATTGCCATTGCTTTCAG TGGTGCTGAAGATGTCGCTTTGATAGAGTATGCTCATTTAACCGGTCGACCATTTAGAGTGTTCAGCCTTGATACCGGGAGGTTGAATCCAGAGACCTACCAACTCTTTGATGCTGTCGAGAAGCACTATGGCATTCGCATTGAATACATGTTTCCTGATGCTGTAGAAGTTCAGACCTTAGTGAGGAGCAAAGGTCTTTTCTCATTCTATGAAGATGGCCACCAAGAATGCTGCCGTGTTAGGAAAGTTAGGCCCCTGAGAAGAGCCCTCAAAGGCTTGCGTGCCTGGATCACGGGGCAACGAAAAGATCAGTCCCCTGGAACTCGATCTGAAATTCCGGTTGTCCAAGTAGACCCCGTTTTCGAGGGGTTGGATGGTGGAATTGGAAGCTTAGTGAAGTGGAACCCGGTGGCTAATGTGGACGGCAAGGATGTATGGAACTTCTTACGTGCGATGAATGTGCCTGTGAATTCTTTGCATTCAAAAGGTTATGTCTCCATTGGATGCGAACCTTGCACAAGGCCAGTCCTGCCCGGACAACACGAGAGAGAAGGAAGGTGGTGGTGGGAGGACGCCAAGGCCAAGGAATGTGGATTGCACAAAGGAAACATTAAAGACGAAAGTGTAAATGGTAATGGTAACAGTGTTGTGCAAGCAAATGGTAGTGCCAATGTTGCTGATATTTTTGACACTAAAGACATTGTTACCTTGAGTAGACCTGGAATTGAGAACCTATTGAAATTGGAAGACCGGAGAGAGCCTTGGCTTGTTGTTCTTTATGCTCCTTGGTGCCGCTTCTGCCAG GCAATGGAAGGATCATATGTGGAATTGGCAGAGAAGTTGGGGGGTTCTGGTGTGAAGGTGGGTAAGTTCAGGGCAGATGGTGAGCAGAAAACATTTGCACAACAAGAGTTGCAGCTTGGCAGCTTCCCCACAATACTATTCTTTCCTAAGCACTCTTCACAGCCTATTAAGTACCCATCAGAAAAGAGGGATGTAGATTCCTTACTGGCTTTTGTGAATGCTCTTAGGTGA